The window AAATTTTACAGCACTTCAGACCATCGTTCGACGAGAATGGATTCGGATCATTCGTATTTGGGTCCAAACTTTAATTCCACCAGTGATTACAATGGCATTGTATTTTCTTATTTTTGGTGAGCTTGTCGGCCGCCAGATTGGCAAAATTGGAGACTTTACCTATATTGAGTTTATTGTACCAGGTCTCATCATGATGAGTGTGATTACAAATTCGTATAACAATGTGGTTTCTTCTTTTTTTTCCAGTAAATTCCAAAAGAACATTGAAGAACTTTTGGTTTCCCCCACTTCACCTTATACAATTGTTCTTGGATATACATTTGGTGGAGTGGTTCGTGGTTTATTTGTAGGAATCCTTGTCACTCTCACATCTTTGTTTTTTACAAATCTACAATTCCAACATCCGTTTATCATCCTCCTCACAGTCATGTTAACCTCCATACTATTTTCGTTAGGTGGTTTTTTTAATGCCTTGTTTGCGAAAAAATTTGATGATGTGACAATCATTCCCACTTTCATCCTCACACCTCTCACCTACCTTGGTGGAGTATTTTATTCGGTAAAAAATCTACCAGAGTTTTGGCAGACCATCTCCTATTTGAATCCAATTCTTTATATGGTAAACTTATTCCGTTATGGTTTTATTGGGATTACTGATGTGAATTTATATTTTTCCCTAGGATTTATCCTCTTTCTTTCTATTGTCATCTTTTTACTCAATGTTAGGTTAATGAAAATTGGTTATGGAATTAGAAACTAAACAAACTCGAAAAAATAGAATGGAAGAAGTTTTACGGGAAACCTTCCAACCATTGGAACTGATAGTTCTGGATGTTTCCTTGGAGCATGCCGGTCACCCTGGAATCACAAAGGATTCAAAGGAAACCCACTTTCGAATCAAATTGATTTCCGATCAATTTCGGGACCAAACAACGGTGGAACAACACAGAAAAGTTTACTCAGTCCTTGGCCCTGAATTCAAAAAGGGATTACATGCCTTAGAAATGGACCTTTCCGCACCAAAAGGAGTCTAAATGATATGACAAAACCAACTCTTGTGAGCTTTAAACTTTGCCCTTACGTGCAACGTTCCGTGATCAACCTTTTAGAAAAAAAAGTAGAGTATGAAATCAAATACATTGACCTAGCAAACAAACCAGATTGGTTTTTGAAAATTTCTCCTTTTGGAAGAGTACCAGTACTCGTGGTAGGTGAGGAAGTACTGTTTGAATCGGCTGTCATCAACGAGTATTTAGATGAAACGAATCTACCTTCTCTCCACCCTAAAGACCCATTACTAAAAGCGAAACATAGAGCCTGGGCAGAATTTGCCAGTGCTTTGTTAGTAGACCAATACGGTTGGACCATGTCGAAGGAAGAAAGTGACTCCAATAAAAAAAAGGAAGAGATCCTTTCTAAATTCAAAATCCTCGAATCCATTTTACCAGAGCCAAAAAATGGCACCTTATTCTTTGCTGGTGAAACCAAACATCTCGTCGACACAGCCTATGCCCCGTTTTTTATGAGAATGGAGTTTTTAAAAAACAAGGGAGTAGAATTTGATTTGGTGAGTGGTTTTCCAAAAGTACAAACTTGGAGTGATACCTTACTTTCTTTGCCTTCTGTAAAGAATTCTGTTTTACCAGAAGTGCCAAAAGAATACATTGAATTTATCAAAGCCCACAACTCATGGATGGGAGGAAAATTATAGGATGACCATTCCAGAAATCCAAAAAAAAATCGAAGAAGGATTACCAGGTTGTACTGTAGAAATTTTAGATCCCTACCGTGATGGTGTCCATATCAAAGCAGTGGTAACCTACCAAGGTTTTGCCGGTAAGGGTCTCATTGAACAACACCGAATGGTGTATGCAACTTTAAAAGAAGAATTAAAAGAAGAAATCCATGCTTTGGCATTGGAAACAAGGAGTGAATGATCATGGAACAAGAGTTAAAAGATAAAATTGAATCGTTAATCAAATCAGAGAAGGTATTTCTTTTTATGAAAGGAACACCGGAAATGCCTCAGTGCGGATTTTCTGCTGGAGTGGTTTCCACTCTCAAACAACAAGGAATTTCATTTGGTTCCTTCAATGTATTGTCCGATATGAACATACGCGAAGGCATCAAAGAGTATACGAACTGGCCTACCATCCCACAACTTTATATCAACGGAGAATTTGTGGGGGGTCATGACATCACCGTGCAAATGGCACAATCTGGTGAACTTAAGAAAAAAATAGGATAATCCAATGATTCGTCTCTACCAATATGATTCTTGTCCTTATTGTTACCGTGTTCGGCAATCCATTTCGGCACTTGGTCTTGTGGAAGGAAAGGATTATGAATTGGTAGAGGCAAGGAATGGCACCGCTGGCCGAGAGGAAGTGATCCGTCTCGGAGGCATTTCCCAAGTTCCCTTTCTTGTGGATGGTGGTGTGAAGATGTATGAATCTCTAGACATCATCGATTATCTAGAAAAAAAGTTTTCGTAACCTGTTTACGTAAGTTCCAAGCAGAAATGTTTGGATTCACTAGAAAATAGGACTGGATACGCAATCCATCTAACTGTTAGTAGTTCTTGGTTTTACTCAAATCTCCGAAATCCGCATTCTCAATCTTCGGTTTGAAGGAAAAAACGGTCCACTCACTCTTCTAATGAAACCCTAGTAAATTTAAAATCGTATCTCCTACGGCCCTTGGTGTTCCCGAATATGGAAATTCATGGATGTACAACACTGGATTGAAATTAATTTCTAAGATCGCGTAGGTTTCAGGATTTGGTGTTTCTGTGATGGCACTTGATATGATATCAATCCCACAAATCACAGCTCCCGCAGCTCTTGCTGCTTTCAATGCAATGGTTTTGAATTCGGGATGAACAAGATCTGTGACGTCCACAGAATCTCCACCCGTAGAAATATTGGAATTTTTCCGTAAAAAAACTTGTTCCCCTTTTTTCGGAATGGATAAAAATTCAAATCCTTGGTCCAAAAGAACCAGTCGTTCCACATCTGACATTTGTATTTTTTCCAACGCCGTGATATGTCCCTCCCCCCTTCTAGGGTCCCTATTTTTTTCTTCGATCAATTCTGATATGGTTTTGATTCCATCTCCGACGACATTAGCCGGGACTCGGTTGCATACAGCCACTACCTCATCACCTAATACTAAAAATCGATACTCCGGTCCCTCAATGAACTCTTCAATGATGATGGAACTCGAAAAGGAAAAAGATTGTTTTACAAAATATGTGAATTTTTCTAGGGAATCATTAGGTTCTGATATTCCGATTCCAATTCCAAAATTGGTTGTCACAGGTTTTACAACTTTTTTTTTGTTTTGAAAAATGGTATAATCGTTTAGGGCATCTTCAAGTCTAGAATAATGTTTTCCGATCGGAACACGAACCCCATCCTCTGCTAACACTAGTTTGGAGGCGATTTTATTTTCCATCACGAGATAGGTCATGAGACTATCGAGTCTTGTTTTACTGGCTTCCTTTACAAATTCGGTATGGCTGCCTTGTTTCAATCTTAGGAAATTTTC of the Leptospira biflexa serovar Patoc strain 'Patoc 1 (Paris)' genome contains:
- the grxD gene encoding Grx4 family monothiol glutaredoxin, which translates into the protein MEQELKDKIESLIKSEKVFLFMKGTPEMPQCGFSAGVVSTLKQQGISFGSFNVLSDMNIREGIKEYTNWPTIPQLYINGEFVGGHDITVQMAQSGELKKKIG
- a CDS encoding BolA family protein, which translates into the protein MEEVLRETFQPLELIVLDVSLEHAGHPGITKDSKETHFRIKLISDQFRDQTTVEQHRKVYSVLGPEFKKGLHALEMDLSAPKGV
- a CDS encoding glutathione S-transferase family protein; the protein is MTKPTLVSFKLCPYVQRSVINLLEKKVEYEIKYIDLANKPDWFLKISPFGRVPVLVVGEEVLFESAVINEYLDETNLPSLHPKDPLLKAKHRAWAEFASALLVDQYGWTMSKEESDSNKKKEEILSKFKILESILPEPKNGTLFFAGETKHLVDTAYAPFFMRMEFLKNKGVEFDLVSGFPKVQTWSDTLLSLPSVKNSVLPEVPKEYIEFIKAHNSWMGGKL
- a CDS encoding glutathione S-transferase N-terminal domain-containing protein, with product MIRLYQYDSCPYCYRVRQSISALGLVEGKDYELVEARNGTAGREEVIRLGGISQVPFLVDGGVKMYESLDIIDYLEKKFS
- the gshAB gene encoding bifunctional glutamate--cysteine ligase GshA/glutathione synthetase GshB; the protein is MTEPKPLLPGWEDLEISTQIIIRDAISRGIEVQVIDRKENFLRLKQGSHTEFVKEASKTRLDSLMTYLVMENKIASKLVLAEDGVRVPIGKHYSRLEDALNDYTIFQNKKKVVKPVTTNFGIGIGISEPNDSLEKFTYFVKQSFSFSSSIIIEEFIEGPEYRFLVLGDEVVAVCNRVPANVVGDGIKTISELIEEKNRDPRRGEGHITALEKIQMSDVERLVLLDQGFEFLSIPKKGEQVFLRKNSNISTGGDSVDVTDLVHPEFKTIALKAARAAGAVICGIDIISSAITETPNPETYAILEINFNPVLYIHEFPYSGTPRAVGDTILNLLGFH
- a CDS encoding BolA/IbaG family iron-sulfur metabolism protein encodes the protein MTIPEIQKKIEEGLPGCTVEILDPYRDGVHIKAVVTYQGFAGKGLIEQHRMVYATLKEELKEEIHALALETRSE
- a CDS encoding ABC transporter permease, which produces MWKQNFTALQTIVRREWIRIIRIWVQTLIPPVITMALYFLIFGELVGRQIGKIGDFTYIEFIVPGLIMMSVITNSYNNVVSSFFSSKFQKNIEELLVSPTSPYTIVLGYTFGGVVRGLFVGILVTLTSLFFTNLQFQHPFIILLTVMLTSILFSLGGFFNALFAKKFDDVTIIPTFILTPLTYLGGVFYSVKNLPEFWQTISYLNPILYMVNLFRYGFIGITDVNLYFSLGFILFLSIVIFLLNVRLMKIGYGIRN